The genomic DNA ATAATACCTTGTGTAAAGTACCAGAGAACAGCATGCATTACatcctgtttctttctttgttttaggAAATTAACTATGAAGAATTTTCAAGCATACCACTGCGTATTGGTGTGCGAAACATAGCTCCTTTCCATTCTTCAGTGGCTTCACAATATCAATATTCAGCGGCTTCTCAGGGGACCCAAATTACAGTACAAATATCCAATGTAATAGAAGGGCCAACATTTCAACCAACTTCAATTAAAGTGTCTGCACCTGAAAGCTTAACAACTACAACTATACTTACCTATGACGTTGGAACATTCCAAGCTATCGACCAAGATACTGGGAAAATTGCCACTAACGTCCGGTAAGATAGGCTTTGTTTTCAGGATTCTTCTTTGTGGCTCACCCCATGCATtcagacttctctctctctctctctctctctctctctctctctctctctctgtgtgtgtgtgtgtgtgtgtattcagtataaacaggactccaTCTTTGCACccacacatacacatgcatatacacacagagagaaagcaaaggcTCTTGTTTCAAAAAGGAAGGAGGGTGGGGGTCTGGGCTCGCCATCACTTTTAATTGTTTTCTGAGATatggagggaaggaaaagggaaaactgggatattccgggatcaaatcagaaaccaggatggcttctgtgatgctgggactgtccctggaaagttgGGAcattggagggtctgcatttagTATACAATAGGTGACCTTCAAAGTTGATCTTTCTCTGTTCTTTAGACTGCTTTTGTCAAAAAATGAATTGTGGCTCTTATATGGTTGATTTTTAAAGGAATGCATTTACAGTTCTGAATTTGAAATGTCAATGTTTTGTGGAGACGGAGACTTCCAAATGACTGTGGTGTAAATAAATCCACTAATGGTACTCATCTGTATTCTTGGTGGGGGAAACCTTGAGGCTTCTGTTGAAAGAATATCATAGTTTACCTACATTCAAACCTTAGCATTTAGTCACAACAAACATTTGCTGCATGATCTATACCAGTGGTCTTCAACCAGTCTAGAGCCAAGAAACATCTCTGACTCTCAAGTTTGCAACAGAAGACCCATTTTCACTTTTGATTTATACTTAATTGtgctaataatattaatattaatattaatattaatattaatgaatccttccagtagcaccttagagaccaactaagtttgttattggtatgagctttcgtgtgcatgcacacttcttcagatacacacaaaagctcataccaatagcaaacttagttggtctctaaggtgctactggaaggaatttttttattttgtttcgactacggcaaaccaacacggctacctacctgtaagtggtgCTAATAATGCACGTTATTAATCCAAAAATAGCAATTCACAGAGCAATAAAAATTGGGTTATCTTAGTATGAAAAACAATGCAAGGCAGATATTCTATTATGGCCCTTCCCAGATATGAGGAGTTCCTGGTGACATGAAAATTGGAGACTCATTATTCTTACCTACAATGATTACTCCTGCCTGCTATAGCAGAAGTAGGAAATGCAGAATCAGAGGTCTTCTAGGTTGAGCCCAACCCCTGCTCAGGACCCTGCAGGACACAGTCACAGCACCCATTACAGATGGCTGCTGAAGTACCTTCAGCAAAGTCTTGTCACTTCTGCTCATTCTGCATAATATGTGGAACCAAGCCTCTAAGatacaacaaaaatgttttctctcACATGACAGTATTTTCTCCTATTAAACTGAGCAAATAAAATTGGTCAGTTTGTGCTAATGTAAGCACTGTTACATCTTAAAATGAAGCACAATTCATTTCTGCTAATCAAAAACAGCTACGTCATGGGACGTGATCCAGCCGCCTGGTTTCGTGTCAACCCAACAACTGGCGCCATCTCTTTCAACAAAGTGATTGATCGGGAATCAATCTATGTAGTCAATGGGGTATACTCTGCAGAGCTGCTAGCTATTACTAAAGGTAAGAAAAGAgctgttctttttttatataattttcctTGCTATTTACAGGAAGTCTGCAACAGCTCGAAGAAATGCAATTCTGCAAATTGAGATAGTTCCTCCAACTATCTTGTAGTCCATTTTGAGCTAGTGAAGAAAGTAGCCTCTGTGGgtttcaaatagctaaatatacAAATATTCCTTCAACAACTGGACCCAAATCTTGGTGTGGTAGTTTCAAATCCACACATGAAACTGATTCCCCATAAATCACCTCTGAAGACTCCACACTTCTTGAGTTTCTCTTTGTGCAAACTCTCTTCTGTCTCAGCTTCTTTCCAATAGTAGAAATTAAGAGCGCGAAATAAATACATGCTGCTCAGTCATGCAACAAAATGTGTACAAAGATACCCATATTTTCAAATGAATGGAGACACAAACTGCTGTTGAGGGACTTTTGAggctttagagcaggcataggcaaacttggccctccatatgttttgagactacaattcccatcagccctgaccactggtcctgttagctagagatggtggcagttatagtcccaaaatatctggagggctgggtttgcctatgcctgctttagggcTCTACAAGATTTCTCCTACTGGCAGTTCAGTGCTGCTGTTCAGTGGTGGTGATCTTGATATCCAAGGATACCCTGTTTAAACGATCTAAATTGTAAGAGGCATGTAAACGATCATATGTGAACTAGTACTATCACATAAGAAGCAggggctggatcagaccaaagacccatccattccagcatgctgttctcacagtggctaactagaTGCCTACAGGAACCCTAGAAGTACTTATGGTTCTCAGCAAACGTTATTCAGAAGTGTACTGCCCCCGATCCTGTTTAAAGAATTGAGGCTGGTGGCTATTAATATATTTTGTGGAATCAAATTCTGTAATTCTGCTGCGTGAAGGATTACTTCCTTTTGTTActgaatcttccatcattcagTTGCATTGGATGAGCTCAGGTTCTAGAATCCTAAGAGCGAAAATGTCTCTCTATCGATTGGCTTcaaaccatgcataattttatatacctctaCCATATCCTCTGTCCTTaacttgccattttttaaaactaaaaagaCCCAAATGTTGCAACCCTTCCACATCGGAGAGTagtttctcaagaagcacttttGAGGACCAAAAGATATCTCATAAAACTAGATTGTGTTTGGACAATGTACTAAGTCTCCactgattctagaataaaatgctgTGTGTAGACAGTCTtccgccccctgcccccaccgCTTTTTATCCCATGATCAGCCATTGAGTATTTAACAGCTGTTTAACTTCAAACAATAAAATTAACCACTTGTTTACTTTTCTGATTTGTGCAAATGTAGTTTTGCCATGCTGTTTTCTTACCAGGGGTATTTTTCTTCTGCAACATAGAGTAGTAAGATGCACctgattccacccacccaccgtcTTCATATAGATGTATTTTATTACAGACAGTCCTTTCACAACAGCCACTGGTACCATTGTGCTTACTATTGATGATGTCAATGACAACTGCCCTACTGTAACAGACGAAATCAGAAAAGTATGTGTGGACAATCCAACAGCGGTAATCACAGCTCACGATCTAGATGGCCATCCATATGGTCCACCTTTTAAATTTTCAATAGTGGCACAGTCTCCAGGAAGTTCGTGGAACATCAGAATAGTGAATGGTGAGTACATTTATATGTAGAGATCACCTTACCAGTCAATGCTTGCCCGCCTTTCTAAGCTGGTTTTACCTTCCAACACCTCCCTCCTATCCCTGCACCAACCATTTCTTTGTATGGTAAGTTTGTAAGAATCTGTGTGCTTTTTGGTCACTCTCAACTTGGGCATGTGGGAGTCCTACACAACAGTTTGAGCAGACACCCCCCAACCTTCagcctgcagatgttttggactacaattcccattaaccctgaccactggtcctgggagttgtaggccaaaacatctgaagggctgcaggttggggatgcctgaattTGAGCATCTGGGTCACAGGAAGGGAGAAACATCTATTGAGTTTGTAGCAAACAAAGGCATGGTGCAACTGTGTAATGTTATGTAATTCAGCTTCAATATAATGCAAATGACTTGCACTACCTGTAATCAATTAAAGCATCCCTGAGAGTGAGCCTTCTTGAACCTCATGTCCTccaggttttgggactacatttcccatcgtCCCTTActgttggccacactggctgagactcatgggagttgtagtccaaaacatctagagaaggcaggggaaggctGCTCAAAGCATTTGCTAGAGGACATGTTCTCCAATTATTACCATCAAATAACCCTCTTCTGCTCTCTGGCTTCTCTGTGATCAACACAATGAATGTAGTTGTTGGGAACCTGCCCCCATTCACTTTTATCAGTGATGGCCAATTCTTACAAGACATTGCTGATTAACTTCATCAGCCCAGAGAATGGGAGGGTAAGCAAAGAGAGAAGTCAGTGGCATAGCTGCACTGTGCTACAGGAAAGAAACTCAAATGTGTTTTCTTAATGCACCCAGGTGGGTTCTGAGGTTTGTATCCTACATCGCACAAGATTAGGCTCCCATCAGCACATGGATTTCTGCTTGCTCAACAGGACTTCCCCCTTCTTCCTACCCCCACATGCTCCCTGTGCCCTCCCCAGCTTTGCTCCTGAAGGTTGAGAGAACTCCTAGAACAGAGTTAGTGAACATCCATGGGAAGAAGAGGGTGAGGAAATCCCATTGTGCAAGAGGAAATCCTAACGCTGACAGCACACTCACTCAGCACTATGTTGGAGGTGACCCTGAGAGATTAATGTAGTTTAGGCTGCCCTCATAAGGACTGCTAACTTTATTTAGGAACATGGACTTGACCCTAAGCGGAAATTCCAAAGCAGAATTcttaatataaattattatttttgtttcttccctttccccgcTCCCAAACAGATACCTCAGCAGCACTGTTCTCCCAGGATATAGAATTTGTCATTCATGAGGTCCAAGTTAGAGTGGTCGACAACAGTGGCAAAAGCTGTGATAGGCCACTGGTTATTCCTTTGCAAGCCTGTCATTGTGACCGCAATGGGATGTGTGTCAAGTCTGCCATTCGAAGAATCACTGTTACTATTattggtggtggtgctggtggaggaggtggaggtggtggtggtggtggtggtggaggaggagcaaTAGGAGGAGGTGGAACAGGCATTGGTGGAGGTGGCCAGGGAGGAAGCACAGGGGGAGGAACTAGTGGAGGAGGAACcggtggaggaggaactggctGGGGAGGAAGCACAGGGGGAGAAACTGGCTGGGGAGGAAGCACAGGGGGAGGAAGCACAGGGGGAGGAACTGGTGGAGGAGGAACTGGTGGAGGAGGAAGCACAGGGGAAGGAACTGGCGGGGGAGGAGGCAGCTGGggaggaacaggaggaggaagagatgacGGAACAGGAGGAGCTGGTGGTGGCACTGGTGCTGGTATTGATTATGGTGGCGGTGGTATGATTGACGGTGGCACTGGTGGTTATGGTGGTTATGATGGATATGGTGGTTATGGTTGGGACAGACAAGGAGGCGCAGAAACTACACTTAGTGCTacagccattggcctgatgttcCTCGGAGGACTAATATTTGTGTGTAAGTATTCTACTGAAACTAAATTaactatttctatttctattttgtttgtttgttttttggaattgtgtgtgtgtttttaaaagggaacTAGACAGCTGATCTTTCTTATTTAATATTTTGCTATAACATTATTGCATTAATGAAAGCTACTCTGTGCAACTTCCCATGAAATGAGGAGTTTTGACAAGAGGAGAGTTGAAGATTTTGGAGTCCCATTAACTATATGTTTATGTTCACACACTTTAAAATCACAACCTAGCCTTGGAGGAAGCATCAAGTGCTGCATTTAACACAGTAATGTGTGCTACCATAGCTTAATGCACAAGGCTAAGCAGAGTCAATGGCCAAATAGCTGTCTTACTTGTTTCCAAAAAGCCTTAAGATGCGTCATCAACATATAGTTCTGGGTGCAGCAATGAGGATATAGGAAGCAGCCTTGTGCTGATTCAGACCagtgctccatctagctcagtattgtctctacaCTCACTGACATTAGCATTTCTGGGGTTTTAGGCAGCAGTTTtccctagccctgcctggagattgaTTAGGGATTGGGGATTGGAAATcttggggtttgaacctgggaccttctgcatgcaaagtagggCAGCTGCTGTATCAGCGATGCGAATGGTGTTAGATTGGATCCCAGCACCAGTGGGCTGACTGTTCTGCTTGAATCAGAGTTATATCCTGGCACCTGATGCTGTCTCAGCCATGCTTGTTCATGTagagaagaataaaaagaaataatgtGGTGTTTGTAATGCTCATCATTGAAAGTGGTTAAACAAATAGATTCAGTAATAAAGATGATAAGAGACTGAAAGAggactgaaatatatatatatgaatgaaaatattATAACAAAAAATAATCATAACAGGTTGAAAAAAATACTCAGCAGTAGATGTCATAACGTGAGATTATGTTAGGtaatgaaaataaatcagaacagtaagaaaacacagttaaaaggaCAGTAAATAGGAAACCATGAAAAGAGTGGAAGGGAAGTAAAAGAAAAGATTTATAGTAATTTGGATGAATATagataagttattattattattatgcatgttTTATATTTATGCTGTTATCTTTCTTATTGTTTTGTGCATGACTGTAACATAGTATGTGTTGTTGTCAACAAGAAATAAtagaaaagtaaataaaaaataagaaagaaagagagaaagaaagaaagaaaagaaaagaaagaaacataaaaGTGGTTAGAAATCAATAGGTTCTTGGTTCTGTCTAATTTAAAATTACTCTTGGGTCTCAGAACTTATCATTCCTTGCAAATTAAGTTGAGTATTTATATTTGGAGACAAATATATGCTTTAATGCTTAAAAACTGCATCAATTTCTTTTACCTCTTCTGTTAGTGGTTCCAATTCTGATGTCACAGAGTGACTGTTGCGGCTATTGTGGATCTGGTCCTACTGGTGGTGTTGGGGCTGGATTTGAGCCTGTGCCTGAATGTTCAGAAGGAGCTATTCATTCGTGGGGAATTGAAGGAGCACAGCCTGAAGACCGGGTTGGTTCATAACTTTGCAGAAAGCTTTACAGAATCTATCCCATTATCAATATGAAGCCTCTAACACAATGATGGACCTGTCAGACTTCCCAGCACAACCATTATTGTCTGTCCCATCTATTCGCTTTCAACATATGTATTCCACTCTTCAGTGTTTTCACTCTTCAGAGCCGACTCCCAAGTAATATAAAAGCAACCAAAATAAGCAGTAACGGCAGCATAGCAAAACAACATATTACTTGGTTGACTATTTTCCTCCATGTTGATCTGCACAACTGCTAAGATCAGCTGAGGCAAGTCTCCCAGGCAGAAGCAGCTCACCAGGTGGGGTGGAACTGCTGTGCTAGCTTCCTGACAGGTGGgccactgttgcttactgggagggaggtgcaaggcagcagggaggttggtgcaatatcattatcatcatcaccatcattaaaatttctatacagtccttcatctgaagatcacagggtagtttacaatataaaaaaacaaaaatatataccataataacaagcaaaaataatactccccccatcccccagtttaaaaggccatggattttTTAATTAGCCAAATGTCTCAGAGAAGgggagtgtttttgtctggcactTAGAGACATGTAACCAAGCCCAGGTGAACttgcctgggaagagcattccaccaaCAGGGAGtgaccacagaaaaggcccgttctacCTGTCACAGAGGAGGCACActaagaagggcctcagatggtgatcacagggtccagCTCACTTCATAGGAGGAGAGGCAGTTTCTGAGGTAGTTTGGTCCTGAGctttttaaggctttataggtcaaaagcagcactttgaattgggcccagaaactaattggcagccagtgcagttgggccaggattggcattatatgctcaagctgtcttgccccagtgagcaatcTGGCCTCcgaattctgtaccagctgatttttccaaactgtcttcagaggcagccctacgtataatgttttgcagtaatctaacctggagGTTAACAGAGCATAGACAACTAATGTTAGGCTACCCTTGTCTAGGCAGGGGTGCAGCTGAAGCAGATGGAAGGTACTCtgtgccaccaaggccacctagCCACAAGTGACAGTGGCAGATCCAGAAGTACTCCCAAGCTgcatacccactccttcagaagaagtgtgaTCCCatcacttacctgacctcctggtaggtgggttgctgctgcttagtgggagggggagggggaggggccaggCAGCAGGGTCAGCCTTATGCAAATTGGCTCTCGCTCCACTGCCTTGTCCCACCTTCACTCCctgtaagcagcagcagctctgctgcCGGGAGGTTAGGTAAATGTTCCCACTCCAACCCAACATCTGCTTCTAATGCCTGTCTAGCTTCCCATTATGCTTGTGGTCCTCTGAATCAGGCCAAAAACCATATATTtacatctctttttaaaatccatatttagctattttttatttatttttactcactTCTTTTAGGACGTTTCAAATATTTGTGGGCAAGTGGCAAATACAGGCATGGGCGACTATGGTGACTCCTCAGGTAAGGCTAAGCTGACATTGTAAGTTTGGTAAATAATACTTTTCATCTTTATCCCTTCCAGTGGATAATACAAAGGGCTTGGAGAGACAGGGCACCTTCAGAAGCATAACCCAGCTCCACAGCCTGTGTTCACCTACTATAgtttagatcagggtttcccagcctaaaaacggctggagacccaagtttgggaaaccctcaaCCAGCCCCACTCTGCCTGCCTTCTTGATgtggcactggctgtcagcttcctcctcctcagtctcaaggttgtccttgtagaactcagaaaCAAAGAAGATGGatgcaaaactagaattagctggctcaGTCCAGTAGCACTGCCTACCTTTTGCCTCTCTCCCTTCTGCCTGACCAGACCCAAGgggcaccagccactactgctTGCCCATATTAATGGGGTTTAAGGTGGCTTGAATTCATCTCAGCATTGGCTAGTAGGCCACGATGTTTGGGGGCTACATAAATCACCACTGTTCCTCCAAAAGCATCATGCAAAAATAAtatggggtggttgttgtttctAATTTTCAGATATCTATGCAACTAAGTATAAAGGTGGGGTGAGTACAGGAGTTGAAGAAACAATCGGACTCGGAGCAGTTAAAGGCTATGGAACGAATGTTGATTATGGAACTACTACAGGCTATGGAAcaacaggaagaaaagaagcaTATGGAGGGACCATAAAAGAATACAGAGAGAGTGGCGTGAATATGGCTTTCTTGGACAGCTATTTTTCAGAGGTAACCTATGTTCATCTCTTATGCAGGCAGTTTAATAAATGTGCCGGTTTGGGACAAGTCCTTACTATGGTTGTATGCAACTGTCCTTGCCAGTATATGTAGGGCAAATTTCAATCCCAGGTAAACAGAAATATATTCAGGGTCAGAGAAGTCCAAACTGCTTTTATCCAAGTTGCTGAATGCAATTGCTTTGGCAAATTGGAGGGCTGGTGGGGAAAGGTGGTGACTTTAGGATGCTTTGCACCAAGTGTATTTCTGGGTGCAGAGAAGTTATACTTGCTGGTTGTGTCTGACCACATCTACGCCTGCCACATCAATTCCTAGGCACAGCaatttctccttctgccctcaacATAAACTCTGCATGCCTGACCTTTGGTTAACAGCAGAAGGAATTTATCTGAACAAATCTAATCACTCCAATTGCACATTGTTTACCACTGATATTCTGCCTGGTGCTTAATAGTAGTGCATTGCATCTCTTACTAATAGATTCATTTTCTTCTCCATGTTGATCGCAAAGAAAGCAAGGACTTCAATTCTGTCTTCCCCTTTCTTCATTTTTAGAAAGCGTTTGCCTATGCCGATGAAGACGAAGGCAGACCTGCAAATGACTGTCTCCTGATATATGATCATGAGGGTATAGGCTCTCCTGTTGGTTCCATTGGCTGTTGCAGTTTTATTGGCGATGATCTGGATGACACCTATCTAGACACACTGGGACCTAAGTTTAAGACCTTGGCAGAAATCTGCCTGGGTGTGCAAATTGAGCCATTCCCAGATACTGACTCAAATTGGCCATCTTTGCCCAATCCTGATCTCGATATAAGCCTGCCACCGCCTGGAACTACCATTGTTGTTAATACATCTTCAACTATGACTCCACCTCCTCCTGTTGGCAGCACAACGGTTGTTACTGAAAATACCTACACGACTACTTCTGCTGTACAGCCTCCAAGGCCTGATCCTATGCTCCAAGGCAACGTAGTGGTGACTGAGACATATACAACAGGGCCAACAATGAAACCTCCTACAATGAATGTCGATCCTCTGTATGGATCAAATGTTGTGGTAACAGAAAGGGTGCTTGATCCTACCTCGGTCACTGATTTGCATGGCATGATAGATATTCCAGAGCTACCAGATGGGTCCAATGTGGTGGTCACAGAAAGGGTGATTGCTCCAAATGCAAGGATACCCCCTTCCATGAGTATTCCTGATCTGTCTGAGGGGTCAAATGTAGTGGTGACAGAAAGAGTGATTCGACCTGTCGCAGGCATGCAGGGAAATTTGAGCATTCCTTCTGAGTTATCAGGTGGACACAATGTGGTTGTTACTGAAAGAGTAATGTCAGGGGCAGGAATGAGTGGAGGCGTTGGCGGAATGAGTAGCATTCCTTCTGAGTTATCAGGTGGACGCAATGTGGTTGTTACTGAAAGAGTAGTGTCAGGGGCAGGAATGAGTGGAGGCATTGGCAACATGAGTGGCATCACAGGTCAAATGCTGAGTCCTGATAATCTCCTTAGCCAAACAATGGGATCCGCTTCTCCTGGTACGAGTCGAAGGCGGGTGACAAAATACAGCACTATTCAGTATTCGAATCAATAAGGCCTCTTGCAATTACATATTGCTGCAAAACtcccttttttaaagagagagatttgCTACTGaacaatgttattatttatacataGCAAAtcacatgggggtggggaagaggcttGCCTGAAAACCTCTTAAAGCTATGCAGACCGAAAAGGAAATGCAGAATCTCTGCCAATATAAGACAACTCTGGCACCCCGcgcccccttccccaaatccaCAAATGGCAGTGAATATAATTGGCACAGACTTTTAATACATCATTGGTGTTGGAGAGCATGGTGCCTTCCTAATGTCATTTGCTAAAAACACACTGTGTTTGTTCGCCACATTATTCAATTGTTTTTACCAGCTTGGAAAGGAAATGGAATTGTGTTCAAGGTGACTTTTAGGAACAGCTCCTTTTTGGAACACTGGCTGAACTGTTTCACTCAGTTTTGGAACTGCTTGGTGTATTTCATACTGTTTGCACAGAATCTCTTCCAAGTAGTAACTCCAGATGGAATGCATAGTTCAACTCTCTACCTGGCAAACATGAAGGAACTAGGTAACAAAGTgagggaaagaggaaagaaacGAAATACATCAACATTCGTATGACAGACTGAAATCCTGTGTGATATTGCAGTCAGAATGGCAGGCTCTTATGAGCTCTTTTAAGGACAACACACAGCCCTAGCAGCTGAGGATTCCAGGTTGTATCTAGTTTAAGCAAAATTATTACAGGCCATTGCAATATTGATGAATGATGCATGTTTAAGCCCCCATTGCATGCCATCAGTTCTCAGAACATATCAGCCACTTTTTATGACTTTGTATATGATGAATTGTTTGAATACAAACTCTTCCCGGCCACCTACAGGAACCACTCTGGTCATGAAACAATTACCTTTCTGACAGTATACATTACCATCCCTCTACTTAGTTTCCTGTACAGCTTAAACTACACGGCGTACTGGCAGAAGGAGCAACATACTTgggaatgttaaaaaaaaaaaatgataacaTGCCAAGAGCACAGGCACGACTAAGCGAGCTTGTTGTATCATATCTTGAAAGCAAATTTGACTATTGAATGGTTTCTCTCTGAAGGAACCTGCTCTGATAAATCTCTATTTCAACAAAAGCTTAACATCTCTGGCTAAATATTTGTTATTAACTTTTACAAGCTGCTGCAAAACCCTAAAACTGAAATCCTATGCCTGCCATGGAGTAAGTCCCCACACTGAACCATGGATTACTCATGGAACAAGCATAAGATTGCACTACTACCCAAATCTTTTCTATGTTGTTTACTGCTTTCATGGAAGCTTAAATGCACACAAAGCTGGGTCAATAAAATTCTGAAAATATAGACTAtattggccaggatccaaagagcttCTTTGGGAACACCAAAGGGGACCCGCTTGCATGCACCCAGTAGAACATTGGGCTTTTCTTTCTTCCATCATCAGATGCCTATGCTATATCACAAACTAATACTTTACATATGATCATGAAGGTAAAGGCACATCTGTCGGTTCCACTGACAGTTACATGTTTATTGGAGATGTGGCATAGGGTGCTTCACTGGGCATGCAATGGCActagaaaggttttttttgggttcTGGCTCACATGCTTAGTTATGTACCATATGTAAGCCGAAAGTAACTGCAGCATCAACAACATGCTCTGTAATGTAAATATATTTGTTCTTTTTAAGGATTGTTTTTCTCCCCCAACAGATTATAATATTCTATTCTCTTTACCTTGCAAGTGCCTTGATTATATTTGGTAGGCATCTAAAGAAATTTAAGGACCTTGGTTTTTATGGCTGCTTAAAGGTGCTCCCAGTGTTTCATTCCTTTCTGTTGTTTTATAAATATGTGTAGAGCAACAGCCAAAAAATTAAAAGTTTCCAATTAGCAATAACGGTGCCTTGGATTAACCTCATTGACTACCATACCACCACTGTCATATCAGAATGTCAATACAGGATCCATTTCTAATGAAGCTCCTGCAACATTATTCGGTCCTCAGATTTTACTTTTCTTACGTTACAAAGTCATTCCACTTCAGCCATTTACTGGCTACTTCTTAACACAGGTTTTTAAAACACCAGAAACAGAACTtagtttctctttgtttttctttgtatCTATTCAGTTTCAGTAGCTTTCAACACTTACAAGGGCAAATGTTCACTATAAATTTTAGACCAGTTTAACTATTATgttttcacccaaagaatcctgggaattatagctatTCACTATTAGAGCTCTATGGCACAAAACTACTGATTCAATAATTCCTTGTAGGAGCAAATATATGGTCATTGTGAGTGCAGATATGCCCACAGTCAGAGACAATCACTATTTTGGCATTCCAGTTTGGCATATTTCAGTTGTACAAGATTGTTCCATTCTGTCCGAATAATTAtgttgtatttaaaatatttagctGGCTATAAATTTTGATTTCATTATGGTTACTTACAAATGTTAATAACCATTACTGCTGAGCTGTCTTCATTCAACCCACAATTGTTCACATGAGGAAGCCCTGAACAAGCTAAACTTCAAGACAACTCTTTCTCTTTTGTGTGT from Lacerta agilis isolate rLacAgi1 chromosome 7, rLacAgi1.pri, whole genome shotgun sequence includes the following:
- the LOC117049939 gene encoding desmoglein-1-beta-like, which gives rise to MDWLPYRTAAVLFILTVSLEFSTAAFHVQVKEWDEKGMERWKSHHRQKREWIKFAAACREGEDNSKRNPIARIRSDCEETQSLIYRISGVGIDQHPVGVFIINQKTGEINITKIVDREETPMFVIKCFAINVVTGQSVETPLDLRVRILDVNDNSPIFTQTVFSGSISESSMDNTLVMKITATDADEPNNLNSKIAFKIVSQNPGGPSKFILNKQTGELHIANILDREEHGSYSLVVRATDRDGGPDGISSECSCEVSVTDVNDQFPTCAQSSYAITIVENTLNQEALRIQVFDLDQEYTDNWFAEFYFISGNENGNFDIVLDRATNEGILRVIKEINYEEFSSIPLRIGVRNIAPFHSSVASQYQYSAASQGTQITVQISNVIEGPTFQPTSIKVSAPESLTTTTILTYDVGTFQAIDQDTGKIATNVRYVMGRDPAAWFRVNPTTGAISFNKVIDRESIYVVNGVYSAELLAITKDSPFTTATGTIVLTIDDVNDNCPTVTDEIRKVCVDNPTAVITAHDLDGHPYGPPFKFSIVAQSPGSSWNIRIVNDTSAALFSQDIEFVIHEVQVRVVDNSGKSCDRPLVIPLQACHCDRNGMCVKSAIRRITVTIIGGGAGGGGGGGGGGGGGGGAIGGGGTGIGGGGQGGSTGGGTSGGGTGGGGTGWGGSTGGETGWGGSTGGGSTGGGTGGGGTDDGTGGAGGGTGAGIDYGGGGMIDGGTGGYGGYDGYGGYGWDRQGGAETTLSATAIGLMFLGGLIFVLVPILMSQSDCCGYCGSGPTGGVGAGFEPVPECSEGAIHSWGIEGAQPEDRDVSNICGQVANTGMGDYGDSSDIYATKYKGGVSTGVEETIGLGAVKGYGTNVDYGTTTGYGTTGRKEAYGGTIKEYRESGVNMAFLDSYFSEKAFAYADEDEGRPANDCLLIYDHEGIGSPVGSIGCCSFIGDDLDDTYLDTLGPKFKTLAEICLGVQIEPFPDTDSNWPSLPNPDLDISLPPPGTTIVVNTSSTMTPPPPVGSTTVVTENTYTTTSAVQPPRPDPMLQGNVVVTETYTTGPTMKPPTMNVDPLYGSNVVVTERVLDPTSVTDLHGMIDIPELPDGSNVVVTERVIAPNARIPPSMSIPDLSEGSNVVVTERVIRPVAGMQGNLSIPSELSGGHNVVVTERVMSGAGMSGGVGGMSSIPSELSGGRNVVVTERVVSGAGMSGGIGNMSGITGQMLSPDNLLSQTMGSASPGTSRRRVTKYSTIQYSNQ